From the Kiritimatiellia bacterium genome, the window ACACTTTTTCATGCATCTTGAGCATCCATTTGTAGTTTCCTCAAATAGATTAGATCAATCTGGTCTTTAGGCCGATTCGCTTTTTCCTTCATGACCAAAAGTTCCGCCAGTGGCACTACGCGTATTGAGACACCGCGATCAATCTCTCGCGATGGCGCACGCTCGTAAACAGAATCGAAATCGAATGGCTCCTGGACAAATATATCGATCGGCGCCGTTTTATGCGCATCGCTGACCAACTGAAAAACAACCATACCTTTGTTCTCAATCCATTGGCGCCGATGCTCAGGATCCGCAAAATCTTCGAGTAAAACCGGCACTCTCGGACGGTAGCCAAGTGAACGCAACGCATTCAATGCGCGTCTGATATTGTCTGGCTGTAATTTGAGAATGATGTCGATATCCATCGTCAGCCGCAAATATCCATACGCCACAACGGCCAATCCCCCGGCAACAAGGTAGTGCGTGCCGGACCGATTCAGCGCGTCGAAGATCGCGACGATGCTATTGATTTTCATCCTCGCTTTTCTCGCTCGCAGGTTTGCTCTATGCCCGAGCGCCAGTCCGTACGCGCGCGCCAGCCGAGGCGCTCTGCCGCGCGTCGGGGATCTGCAACGAATTCATCCGGCTCGCCGGGACGACGGGGATGTGCACCGAACTTGAAGAGGTCCTCTACTTGAAAATAGGCCGCAATGGCGCGCAATACATCCACCACCCGCGTTGGCTGCCCGCTGCCAAGGTTATATTCTTCAAACCCTCGCGCAGGGGCCTCCACCGCGAGGCACACTGCTTCCGCCGCATCGTTGATATACACAAAATCCCTCACCTGCTGCCCGTCGGAAAACGCCGCCGGTTTCCGCTGCCGGGCGCACTCGACGGCGTACGGAATGACCTGATCCCCACGCTGGCCCGGCCCATACACGATGAAGGGACGCAACCAAACAACCGGGATGCCCGTCCGGATGGCCCACGATGCAAAGAGATCGTGAACCGCGCGCTTGGCCCAACCGTAAGGCGACAACGGCTGGACGGGCGTCGTCTCTTCAGTAAGGATGCCCGAGGCGGCGCCGAATTCATCCGCCGATCCCAGCGTCACAATCCGCGAAACGCCCGCTGCCGCAGCGACGTCCGCTATGCCGGCTGCAATGCGAACACTTTCGGCTTGGACGCCGAACCCCTCATGGCGGCGCATGTCCCACGCCAGATGAATCAAGGCGGCGCCCCCCCCTTCTTCGGCAAACAGGCGCTCAATGGCTGCAGAATCGGCGAGGTCTGCCCGAATAAAGCGCGCCGCCGCAGGCGCAGACCCCGCGCGATCGACGGCCAAAACAGTGTGGCCCCTATCCACCAGCGCGTGAACCACGGCGCGGCCGATGAACCCCGTCGCTCCGGTAACAATAATTTTCATCGGGAGCAGGGACGGGGTCCGCTAAAAGTTACCATTTCACCCACGGCGCATTGCCGCTTTCATAGATGCGTTCCAGCGTTTCGCGGTCGCGCAGCGTATCCATGCACTGCCAGAAACCTTCATGCTTGAACGCCGCCAATTGGCCGTCCCGTGCCAACGCGGCAAGAGGTTCGGACTCCAAACTGTAGTTTCCCCGCGCCGGCAGCCGATCAAAAAATTCACGCCGGAAAATGAAGAACCCCCCGTTGATGTAATCATGGCGGAGGGGCTCCTTTTCCTGGAAGGCCAGCACCCGCCCGTCCTCTCCAAGTTGTAGCGTGCCAAAACGGGAAGGCGGGTGGACCGCGCCGATCGTCCCAACCAGTCCGTGCCCCAGGTGAAACGCCAGTTCAGCGCCCAGGTCGATGTCGCACACGCCGTCGCCGTAGGTCAGACAGAAATGGGGCGCATCGATGTGCCGTTCAATCAGCTTCACGCGCGTGCCGGTCAACGTGTTCTCGCCGGTTTCGACGAGGGCGAGCTCCCAATCGGGCGCCTGCTCCGCATGATAGGAAAATTCGCCCGTGCGGCTGCGCAGCGTGACGCTCGACGTATGCTTGAGCAAATTCAGAAAGTACTCCTTGATCACGTACCCTTTGTAGCCGAGGCACACCACAAATTTGCGAAACCCGTAGTGGCTGTACATCATCATGATGTGCCACAGGATAGGCCGGCCCCCGATGGTGACCATCGGTTTTGGGATTACCTGAGTTTCTTCCATCAAGCGGGTACCGCGCCCGCCGGCCAGAATCACAACGGGGATGTCACTTGGTTTGATCATCGGCGATTCTCCGAACCCGCCCGGGGCGGGATTTTTCCATGCCCTGTAAAAAATTCGTGCTCGGCTTCCATGGTATGGAAATTACAGGCGATGCGAAAATCGCGGTCATCCAGCTTGCGCCCACCGGCATCCGGCAGCGGCCGCGTCCAGCGTGTACTGGCGGATTTCGCCTGCCATGTAGGACCGAACATCGGCGGCGCCGGCGCTTCGCAAAAATTGATAACCCTCCACCGTTCGCCGCACCGCCTCGCGGAACGACCATACCGGCCGCCATCCGAGCAGCGAGGACGCCTTTTCAACGCTCAGTCGCAGAAAATTTGCCTCATGCGGCTCTCTCCCAGACTTTTCCGCCTTCCAGCTTCCGTGTCCGAGGACACGAATGATTTCATCGGCGAGTTCCGCCACCGTGCGGGCGGCATCGAGCGCAGGTCCGAAATTCCATGCGTCGCGCACCCACGCTAGGACCGGACCGCGCTGCAGTAACAGCGCGCCAAGCTGCAGATAACCGGCAAGTGGCTCCAACACATGCTGCCAGGGTCGGACCGCATTGGGATTCCGCACCAGCAGGATTTCACCGTTCAGCAGCGCGCGCATGGCGTCCGGCACAATGCGGTCCACTGCCCAATCGCCGGGTCCAATCACATTGCCGGCTCGCGCGCTGGCCACGGCGATCGGCCCCTCAGGCGGAAAAAAGGAGCGCCGGAAAGAAGAGACCGCCAGTTCAGCGGCCCCTTTCGACATGCTGTAGACGTCGTGACC encodes:
- a CDS encoding nucleotidyl transferase AbiEii/AbiGii toxin family protein, whose translation is MKINSIVAIFDALNRSGTHYLVAGGLAVVAYGYLRLTMDIDIILKLQPDNIRRALNALRSLGYRPRVPVLLEDFADPEHRRQWIENKGMVVFQLVSDAHKTAPIDIFVQEPFDFDSVYERAPSREIDRGVSIRVVPLAELLVMKEKANRPKDQIDLIYLRKLQMDAQDA
- a CDS encoding NAD(P)-dependent oxidoreductase, with the protein product MKIIVTGATGFIGRAVVHALVDRGHTVLAVDRAGSAPAAARFIRADLADSAAIERLFAEEGGGAALIHLAWDMRRHEGFGVQAESVRIAAGIADVAAAAGVSRIVTLGSADEFGAASGILTEETTPVQPLSPYGWAKRAVHDLFASWAIRTGIPVVWLRPFIVYGPGQRGDQVIPYAVECARQRKPAAFSDGQQVRDFVYINDAAEAVCLAVEAPARGFEEYNLGSGQPTRVVDVLRAIAAYFQVEDLFKFGAHPRRPGEPDEFVADPRRAAERLGWRARTDWRSGIEQTCEREKRG
- the rfbF gene encoding glucose-1-phosphate cytidylyltransferase gives rise to the protein MIKPSDIPVVILAGGRGTRLMEETQVIPKPMVTIGGRPILWHIMMMYSHYGFRKFVVCLGYKGYVIKEYFLNLLKHTSSVTLRSRTGEFSYHAEQAPDWELALVETGENTLTGTRVKLIERHIDAPHFCLTYGDGVCDIDLGAELAFHLGHGLVGTIGAVHPPSRFGTLQLGEDGRVLAFQEKEPLRHDYINGGFFIFRREFFDRLPARGNYSLESEPLAALARDGQLAAFKHEGFWQCMDTLRDRETLERIYESGNAPWVKW
- the rfbG gene encoding CDP-glucose 4,6-dehydratase encodes the protein MALFDCYRRKKVLVTGDTGFKGAWLSLWLMELGADVYGFALPPETREWLYSRAALDSFIRHRDGDIRDAERVRQCIDESKPDIVFHLAAQSLVRPSYVDPVGTAATNFMGTVHILDALRRAGRPCAAVIVTSDKCYENREWPYAYRENDPMGGHDVYSMSKGAAELAVSSFRRSFFPPEGPIAVASARAGNVIGPGDWAVDRIVPDAMRALLNGEILLVRNPNAVRPWQHVLEPLAGYLQLGALLLQRGPVLAWVRDAWNFGPALDAARTVAELADEIIRVLGHGSWKAEKSGREPHEANFLRLSVEKASSLLGWRPVWSFREAVRRTVEGYQFLRSAGAADVRSYMAGEIRQYTLDAAAAGCRWAQAG